In a single window of the Populus alba chromosome 16, ASM523922v2, whole genome shotgun sequence genome:
- the LOC118039349 gene encoding LOW QUALITY PROTEIN: protein DETOXIFICATION 44, chloroplastic (The sequence of the model RefSeq protein was modified relative to this genomic sequence to represent the inferred CDS: deleted 2 bases in 1 codon) — MEAINKLLASSLSSSRFLLSFPTKIQNTQRERERERERENSNKMATVALSLKLLSIHNFHTNPSFISQKRNENLSAPLKTTVPRSSPPQNNTATTNTTTKKTTKTTLLDNNTPNEPKLKPTSVDSKRSSTSTSSLTDSVANLFTRLRDGVKIDEVGVEILSIALPAALALAADPIASLVDTAYVGHIGSVELAAVGVSISIFNLVSKLFNVPLLNITTSFVAEEQALISKSNDDSVKGQEGKQVLPSVSTSLALAAAVGVAETVALSVGSGFLMNIMGIPVDSPMRVPAEQFLTLRAFGAPPIVIALAAQGTFRGFMDTKTPLYAIGAGNLLNAILDTIFIVVFGFGVGGAAVATVISEYLIAFILLWELNDKVQLISPNIDAREVVRYLNSGGLLIGRTIAVLLTMTLATSMAAREGPVQMAGHQICMQVWLAVSLLNDALAIAGQALLASDYSQGNYEQARFVIYRVLQIGLVTGIALGVILSLGFGAFSSLFSTDPEVLGVVWSGIWFVAGSQPMNALAFVLDGLYYGVSDFGFAAYSMVLVSLISSVFVLVAAPVFGLTGVWAGLFLFMTLRVVAGVWRLGTKRGPWEMVWVNSQQESE; from the exons ATGGAAGCCATAAACAAACTTCTGGCTTCCAGCCTATCTTCTTCTAGATTTTTACTTTCCTTTCcaaccaaaattcaaaacacg cagagagagagagagagagagagagagagagaaaattcaaacaaaatggCCACAGTAGCTCTCTCACTCAAGCTTCTAAGCATACACAATTTCCACACAAATCCTTCctttatttctcaaaaaagaaacgaaaatttATCCGCTCCTTTAAAAACCACCGTCCCTAGATCATCACCTCCTCAAAACAACACCGCAACCACCAACACCACCACGAAGAAGACGACGAAAACGACGTTGCTTGATAACAATACCCCTAACGAACCGAAACTAAAACCGACTTCCGTTGACAGCAAACGTTCTTCAACTTCCACGTCATCTCTAACCGATTCGGTTGCTAATCTGTTTACTCGTCTCAG AGATGGAGTTAAAATTGATGAGGTTGGAGTGGAGATTTTATCAATTGCATTGCCGGCTGCTTTGGCCCTTGCAGCTGATCCTATTGCCTCACTTGTTGATACTGCTTATGTTGGTCATATCG GATCGGTTGAATTGGCGGCGGTTGGAGTGTCAATTTCGATATTTAATTTGGTTTCCAAGTTGTTTAATGTTCCTTTGCTTAATATTACTACTTCCTTTGTCGCCGAAGAGCAAGCATTGATTAGCAAAAGTAACGATG aTTCGGTGAAGGGTCAGGAAGGGAAGCAAGTTCTTCCTTCAGTTTCGACTTCTTTAGCgcttgctgctgctgttggtgTTGCAGAAACGGTGGCTCTCTCAGTTGGCTCGGGATTCTTGATGAATATCATGGGTATACCTGTT GATTCACCAATGCGAGTGCCAGCTGAGCAGTTTCTTACCTTGAGGGCCTTTGGTGCTCCACCCATTGTAATTGCACTTGCAGCACAAGGCACGTTTCGAGGATTTATGGATACAAAGACACCCTTATATGCCATTG GTGCCGGCAACTTACTGAATGCAATATTGGATACAATATTCATTGTTGTATTTGGTTTCGGCGTTGGTGGTGCTGCAGTTGCTACAGTGATTTCTGA ATATCTCATCGCTTTCATCCTTCTCTGGGAGTTGAATGACAAGGTGCAGCTAATCTCTCCAAACATTGATGCAAGAGAAGTTGTCCGCTATCTGAATTCTG GTGGTCTTCTTATTGGCAGGACCATTGCAGTGCTGTTAACAATGACATTAGCAACATCCATGGCAGCTAGGGAAGGCCCCGTACAAATGGCAGGTCATCAAATTTGCATGCAAGTCTGGTTAGCTGTATCTTTGCTTAATGATGCTTTAGCCATTGCTGGCCAG GCTCTTCTGGCCAGTGATTACTCCCAAGGGAATTATGAACAAGCACGATTTGTGATTTATAGAGTTCTGCAG ATTGGTTTGGTAACTGGAATTGCTTTGGGTGTGATATTATCCCTTGGGTTTGGAGCTTTTTCCAGTTTGTTTAGTACAGATCCAGAAGTTCTGGGAGTTGTCTGGTCTGGCATTTGG TTTGTTGCTGGGTCTCAGCCAATGAATGCTCTTGCATTTGTTCTTGATGGGCTATATTATGGGGTTTCAGACTTTGGCTTTGCTGCCTACTCTATG GTGCTGGTTTCTCTGATTTCTTCTGTCTTTGTACTTGTGGCTGCTCCTGTATTTGGTCTCACTGGAGTCTGGGCAGGTTTATTTCTCTTCATGACCTTGCGTGTAGTGGCTGGAGTTTGGAG GCTGGGCACAAAAAGGGGACCGTGGGAAATGGTCTGGGTGAATTCGCAACAGGAAAGCGAGTGA
- the LOC118039350 gene encoding uncharacterized protein translates to MSIDMEDSLRQSSSLGFSSKNKKKWLRRRNGCESIEDTLAKWKKNNKLQITKVPGKGSKKGCMKGKGGPENKSCRYRGVRQRTWGKWVAEIREPVKKGSVTNKRRIRLWLGTFSTAVEAARAYDYAARAMYGPNAILNFPDYSHESGGQLDSLSSSMTATESKTTLDQYEDNMVERLKMGSCGSREVNKQSGSSGIYAVNESEEEVEKFQVAESSGRELKAEGWDLTNEWMSSHHVEAEAPVLRGEMDGELAEMDGELAEIVESWGCHGIDDRYDFLQNETENVENKLKNEIAESRLSSRLHECLYSDHDMRTDRKSFYDAQMPLTTGEVFSGLTGGNSNHFEARHDDINLGLCNPEIDIKPSVQGISDSGASKGERNYGYVHGEVHADSNHFEARHDDINLGLCNPEIDIKPSVQGISDSFALKAERNYGYVHGEVHAASQLQSGRPPELPCQLQSGRPPELSCQLQSPGTNLPGSLSFIQEADLGGGCNFDLLKQDINWGLVGEPELLDPWFHELQF, encoded by the coding sequence ATGAGTATTGACATGGAAGATTCGTTGAGACAGAGTTCTTCGCTTGGGTTTAGCagcaagaacaagaagaagtgGCTGAGAAGGCGGAATGGTTGTGAATCAATAGAAGATACACTTGCAAAgtggaagaaaaacaacaagctTCAGATAACCAAGGTTCCAGGCAAGGGGTCGAAGAAAGGTTGCATGAAAGGAAAAGGTGGCCCTGAGAATAAGAGCTGTAGATATAGAGGTGTTAGGCAGAGAACTTGGGGCAAGTGGGTTGCTGAAATTAGAGAGCCTGTCAAAAAAGGCAGCGTAACGAACAAACGAAGAATTAGACTCTGGCTGGGTACATTTTCTACTGCTGTTGAAGCTGCTCGTGCTTATGATTATGCTGCAAGAGCCATGTATGGTCCTAATGCCATACTCAATTTCCCAGACTACTCTCATGAATCAGGGGGTCAGTTGGATAGCTTATCGTCTTCGATGACTGCAACCGAGTCTAAAACAACACTGGATCAGTATGAGGATAATATGGTTGAGAGATTGAAGATGGGTAGTTGTGGGTCAAGAGAAGTAAATAAACAATCAGGCTCTTCTGGGATTTACGCTGTCAATGAATCGGAGGAGGAAGTTGAGAAATTTCAGGTGGCAGAGAGCAGTGGAAGGGAGTTGAAAGCTGAGGGATGGGATTTAACAAATGAATGGATGTCTTCTCATCATGTTGAAGCTGAAGCACCCGTATTGAGGGGAGAAATGGATGGAGAACTTGCAGAAATGGATGGAGAACTTGCAGAAATTGTGGAATCTTGGGGCTGTCATGGTATCGACGACAGATATGATTTCTTGCAGAATGAGACTGAAAatgtagaaaataaattaaagaatgagATTGCGGAATCCAGATTGAGCAGCAGACTCCATGAATGCTTGTATTCCGACCATGATATGAGAACTGATCGCAAATCTTTCTATGATGCTCAGATGCCATTAACGACGGGAGAAGTGTTTTCAGGCTTGACAGGTGGTAACTCTAACCACTTTGAGGCCAGGCATGATGACATAAACCTGGGTTTATGCAATCCAGAAATTGATATCAAGCCTTCTGTCCAAGGTATTTCTGACAGTGGTGCTTCAAAGGGAGAGAGGAATTATGGGTATGTTCACGGCGAGGTTCATGCTGACTCTAACCACTTTGAGGCCAGGCATGATGACATAAACCTGGGTTTATGCAATCCGGAAATTGATATCAAGCCTTCTGTCCAAGGTATTTCTGACAGTTTTGCTTTAAAGGCAGAGAGGAATTATGGGTATGTTCACGGCGAGGTTCATGCTGCAAGCCAGTTACAGAGTGGAAGGCCACCTGAACTCCCCTGCCAGTTACAGAGTGGACGGCCACCTGAACTCTCCTGCCAGTTGCAGAGCCCAGGAACCAATCTACCAGGGAGCTTGAGCTTCATTCAGGAGGCAGATTTAGGTGGGGGCTGTAATTTTGATCTGTTGAAGCAGGACATCAACTGGGGCTTAGTTGGAGAGCCGGAATTGCTTGATCCCTGGTTCCATGAATTACAATTCTAG
- the LOC118039351 gene encoding uncharacterized protein, whose amino-acid sequence MDDLPFQKITISGPTLSALMHRITTSLGDVDGLLFGHVTHLTPSTLTDDNTPQNPDSNLIATITSFFCPNIPLSFYDSLGRVDSVTLHRLVSSTTHQSNSSSSSSNFLGWFSARRKSPIRPSMREFCVSQSLSRLKTAAKGEKDLNPCVFLLFTTPVQGELLYHTHEYRAYQFRVNSRCFDPKSIGIDNIGPDFRGNYGCFSPNSPFPELKCASAMNDEVGEGLNRMERVLNDQKELDMVAEGFSVKDLGKLMGSETVNSTMSLEDLYEKMLGKLDSLARQVEKSNAKVLDMENHNRKLRYKIARPVPE is encoded by the exons ATGGACGATCTTCCATTCCAAAAGATCACAATATCAGGCCCCACATTATCCGCCTTGATGCACCGCATCACCACTTCCCTCGGCGACGTGGACGGTCTCTTATTCGGCCACGTAACCCATCTCACCCCTTCTACCCTCACCGACGACAACACTCCCCAAAACCCCGATTCTAACCTAATCGCTACGATTACCTCCTTCTTCTGCCCTAACATCCCTCTCTCCTTCTACGACTCGCTCGGCCGAGTCGACTCAGTGACGCTCCACCGACTCGTCTCCTCAACAACTCATCAAAGCAATAGTAGCAGTAGCAGCAGTAATTTCCTCGGCTGGTTTTCCGCGAGAAGGAAGTCCCCAATCCGCCCTTCGATGAGGGAATTCTGCGTTTCGCAATCTTTGAGCCGCCTTAAGACGGCGGCGAAGGGTGAGAAGGATTTGAATCCGTGCGTATTTTTGTTGTTTACCACGCCAGTACAAGGCGAGTTGTTGTATCATACGCATGAATATCGCGCGTATCAGTTTCGGGTTAATTCAAGGTGTTTTGACCCGAAATCGATTGGGATTGATAACATTGGGCCGGATTTTCGAGGAAACTACGGGTGTTTTAGCCCTAATTCGCCGTTTCCCGAGTTAAAGTGTGCATCGGCGATGAATGATGAGGTGGGGGAGGGTTTGAATAGGATGGAGAGGGTTTTAAATGATCAAAAGGAGTTGGATATGGTTGCAGAAGGGTTTTCTGTTAAGGATTTAGGGAAGTTGATGGGATCGGAGACGGTGAATTCTACAATGAGTTTGGAGGatttgtatgagaaaatgttGGGTAAGCTTGATAGTTTGGCTAGGCAAGTTGAGAAGAGTAATGCTAAGGTGTTGGATATG GAAAATCATAATAGGAAACTGAGGTACAAAATTGCCAGGCCTGTACCAGAATAA
- the LOC118039352 gene encoding probably inactive leucine-rich repeat receptor-like protein kinase IMK2 → MENTCHSRDKCFLCAHLCLFLLVFLPQFASSKKWDGVIVTQSDYRSLRAIKNELIDFKGFLRSWNDSGYGACSGRWAGIKCVKGQVIAIQLPWKGLGGRISEKIGQLQALRKISLHDNVLGGTVPSSLGFLRNLRGVYLFNNRLSGSIPPSLGNCPVLQSLDVSNNSLIGTIPPSLTNSTKLYRLNLSFNSLMGSIPVGLTQSPSLIFLAIQHNNISGPIPDSWGGKGNYSSLLQFLTIDHNRISGTIPVSLSKLALLQEISLSQNQLSGAIPYEMGSLSRLQKLDVSNNAFSGSIPFSFSNLTSLVSLNLEGNRLENQIPEGFDRLHNLSMLNLKNNQFKGPIPASIGNISSINQLDLAQNNFSGEIPASLARLANLTYFNVSYNNLSGSVPSSIAKKFNSSSFVGNLQLCGYSISTPCPSPPPEILPAPTKGSPKHHHRKLSTKDIILIAAGILLVVLLLLCSILLCCLMKKRSASKEKSGKTTTQGLPGKGEKTGAAAVPEVESGGEMGGKLVHFDGPFLFTADDLLCATAEIMGKSTYGTAYKATLEDGNQVAVKRLREKTTKGQREFETEAAALGKIRHPNLLALRAYYLGPKGEKLLVFDYMHKGSLASYLHARGPETTVNWPTRMNIAIGVARGLNHLHSQENIIHGNLTSSNVLLDEQTNAHIADFGLSRLMTAAANTNVIATAGTLGYRAPELSKLKNANTKTDVYSLGVIILELLTGKSPGEPMNGMDLPQWVASIVKEEWTNEVFDLEIMRDAQTIGDDELLNTLKLALHCVDPTPAARPEAEQVVQQLEEIKPELAAAPASAAADEGAEVPPTTE, encoded by the exons ATGGAAAATACTTGTCATTCCCGCGACAAGTGCTTTCTGTGTGCACACTTATGCTTGTTTCTACTAGTTTTTTTGCCCCAGTTTGCTTCGAGCAAAAAATGGGACGGTGTAATTGTCACCCAATCAGATTATCGATCTCTTCGAGCTATAAAGAATGAACTGATCGACTTCAAAGGGTTTTTACGCAGCTGGAATGATAGTGGATATGGAGCTTGCTCTGGTAGGTGGGCAGGAATCAAATGTGTCAAAGGACAGGTTATTGCTATCCAGCTTCCTTGGAAGGGACTAGGTGGCAGAATCTCCGAGAAGATTGGTCAGCTTCAAGCACTCAGAAAGATTAGTTTACATGACAATGTTCTTGGTGGTACTGTCCCTTCTTCTCTTGGTTTTCTTCGCAATCTAAGAGGAGTTTACCTCTTCAACAACCGGCTTTCAGGCTCTATTCCTCCCTCACTTGGTAACTGTCCTGTTCTTCAGAGTCTTGATGTAAGTAACAATTCACTCATTGGTACAATTCCTCCAAGTCTTACAAATTCTACTAAGTTATATAGACTTAATTTGAGCTTTAATTCGTTAATGGGGTCGATCCCAGTTGGTCTTACTCAATCCCCTTCTCTCATATTCCTTGCTATCCAACACAACAACATCTCTGGGCCAATCCCAGATTCCTGGGGGGGTAAAGGGAACTATTCTTCTCTCCTTCAGTTCTTGACCATTGATCATAATCGCATTTCTGGAACTATTCCTGTTAGTCTTAGCAAGTTGGCTTTACTTCAAGAGATTTCTCTTAGTCAGAATCAGCTTTCTGGGGCCATACCTTATGAAATGGGGAGTCTCTCAAGGCTCCAAAAGCTAGATGTTTCAAACAATGCTTTCAGTGGAAGCATTCCATTTAGCTTCTCCAATTTAACCTCGTTAGTCTCTCTGAATCTTGAGGGAAACCGTCTCGAAAATCAGATCCCAGAAGGTTTTGATAGATTGCATAACCTCTCAATGCTAAACCTGAAAAACAATCAGTTCAAAGGCCCTATCCCAGCTTCTATTGGAAACATTTCTAGCATCAACCAGCTTGATTTAGCCCAAAACAATTTTAGTGGAGAAATTCCAGCTTCTCTTGCTCGCCTAGCCAATCTCACTTATTTCAATGTTTCTTACAACAATCTTTCTGGTTCTGTTCCCTCTTCTATTGCTAAAAAGTTCAATTCAAGCTCCTTTGTGGGAAACCTTCAGCTATGTGGCTATAGCATTTCAACCCCATGTCCTTCACCCCCTCCAGAAATTCTTCCAGCTCCAACAAAAGGATCACCAAAACATCATCACCGAAAACTTAGCACCAAAGACATCATCCTCATAGCGGCTGGTATCCTCTTAGTTGTGCTGCTGCTTCTCTGTTCCATTCTGCTCTGTTGTTTGATGAAGAAAAGGTCTGCTTCTAAAGAAAAGAGTGGCAAAACTACTACGCAGGGGCTCCCAGGGAAAGGTGAGAAAACAGGTGCTGCGGCAGTTCCTGAAGTTGAATCTGGTGGTGAAATGGGTGGGAAGTTAGTCCACTTTGATGGCCCATTTTTGTTTACAGCAGATGACTTGTTGTGTGCAACTGCGGAGATAATGGGGAAGAGCACTTACGGAACAGCATACAAGGCAACATTAGAGGATGGAAATCAAGTTGCGGTGAAAAGGTTGAGGGAGAAGACTACAAAGGGGCAGAGGGAGTTTGAGACTGAGGCTGCTGCTCTTGGAAAGATTAGGCACCCAAATCTCTTAGCACTAAGGGCATATTATTTAGGTCCCAAAGGAGAGAAGCTTCTTGTTTTTGACTACATGCATAAAGGGAGCCTTGCATCCTACCTCCATG CTCGTGGGCCTGAAACCACTGTCAATTGGCCAACAAGGATGAACATAGCCATTGGCGTTGCGCGTGGACTAAATCACCTCCACAGCCAAGAGAACATCATTCATGGGAATCTCACATCAAGCAACGTGTTACTCGACGAGCAAACTAATGCACACATTGCAGACTTTGGCCTCTCCAGGCTCATGACTGCTGCTGCCAACACCAATGTGATTGCCACTGCTGGAACACTCGGCTATCGCGCACCAGAGCTCTCGAAACTCAAGAACGCCAACACAAAGACTGATGTGTACAGCCTCGGGGTGATCATTTTAGAGCTTTTGACTGGGAAATCACCAGGTGAACCAATGAATGGCATGGATTTGCCACAATGGGTTGCATCAATAGTGAAGGAAGAGTGGACTAATGAAGTCTTTGATTTAGAGATTATGAGGGATGCACAAACTATAGGTGATGATGAGTTGCTTAACACTTTGAAATTAGCTCTGCATTGTGTTGATCCCACACCAGCAGCTCGTCCTGAAGCCGAACAAGTTGTTCAGCAGCTTGAGGAGATTAAGCCAGAGCTAGCTGCTGCTCCTGCTTCGGCTGCTGCTGATGAAGGAGCCGAAGTCCCGCCAACAACTGAATAA
- the LOC118039353 gene encoding PRA1 family protein B4 — translation MSSQSPPVLPITNPQPTTTTTATASQPPLPPHALRAFLNNITESVRNGFSQRRPFSELIDRSAFSKPESISEATTRIRKNYTYFRINYLTVISVILAFSLLTNPFSLLLLVGLFCSWLFLYLFRASDQPLVLFGRTLSDRETLGILIVLSVFVVFLTNVGSVIISALLIGVGIVCAHGAFRVPEDLFLDDVQENASTGFLSSFLGGAASNVVASAAPIVAAARA, via the coding sequence ATGTCGTCTCAATCTCCGCCAGTCCTCCCTATAACAAACCCCCAaccaaccaccaccaccaccgccacTGCTTCCCAGCCACCACTCCCTCCACACGCCTTACGCGCATTCCTTAACAACATTACCGAATCCGTCCGCAACGGCTTCTCCCAACGCCGCCCCTTTTCCGAACTAATCGACCGATCCGCTTTCTCCAAACCCGAATCCATATCCGAAGCCACAACCCGGATCCGCAAAAACTACACCTATTTCCGCATCAATTACCTCACCGTCATTTCCGTAATCCTCGCATTCTCCCTCCTTACTAACCCCttctccctcctcctcctcgtcgGTCTCTTCTGCTCCTGGCTTTTCTTGTATCTCTTCCGCGCTTCCGATCAGCCTCTGGTCCTCTTCGGCCGGACATTAAGTGACCGTGAAACGCTCGGGATTCTAATCGTTTTGAGCGTTTTCGTGGTTTTTCTAACGAACGTTGGATCAGTGATCATCTCGGCGCTTTTGATCGGTGTGGGGATTGTCTGTGCTCATGGCGCTTTTCGTGTTCCTGAGGATCTTTTCTTGGATGATGTTCAAGAAAACGCGAGTACTGGGTTCTTGTCTTCATTCCTTGGTGGCGCTGCCTCTAATGTTGTCGCCTCCGCCGCTCCTATTGTGGCCGCCGCCCGTGCTTGA
- the LOC118039354 gene encoding uncharacterized protein — MPCLNISTNVNLDGVNTSAILSEASSQVAKIIKKPESYVMIVLKGSVPISFGGTEEPAAYGELVSIGGLSSDVNKKLSSAISTVLLSKLSVPKSRFFLKFYDVQRSHLGWNGSTF, encoded by the exons ATGCCTTGCTTGAACATTTCGACGAACGTTAATCTTGATGGCGTCAACACATCTGCCATCCTCTCTGAAGCCTCCTCTCAGGTCGCCAAAATCATCAAGAAACCTGAGtct TATGTGATGATTGTGTTGAAGGGCTCGGTTCCAATTTCATTTGGAGGAACTGAGGAGCCAGCAGCTTATGGTGAATTGGTATCTATTGGTGGCCTTAGCAGTGATGTGAACAAGAAACTGAGTTCTGCAATTTCAACTGTTCTTTTATCAAAGCTGTCGGTGCCCAAGTCCCGGTTCTTCCTCAAGTTTTATGATGTCCAG CGCTCCCACCTTGGTTGGAATGGTTCCACCTTCTAA